The proteins below come from a single Mycolicibacterium sp. TY81 genomic window:
- a CDS encoding LLM class flavin-dependent oxidoreductase, producing MATPLTVLDLVPISSGSTAPQALRNSIDLAKRAEALGYARYWFAEHHLNPGIAGTSPAVLLALTAAETSTIRLGSGAVQMGHRTAVATVEEFGLLDALHPGRFDLGLGRSGGKPREPKVPVGAAVGAPSVRNGARGLLIPPKFDPRPLLQSPRFALQRALLQLPGAQSQDYTDQISDILALIAGVYRDADGLAAQVVPGEGADLQIWILGSSGGESAEVAGTRGLRFASNYHVAPSSVLEATDAYRAAFRPSTELDEPYVAVSADVVVADDEATARELATGYGLWVRSIRTAEGAIPFPTPAEARTHTWTAADRELVADRVDTQFVGTAAQVADKLERLRDATGADELIITTITHDHQDRVRSYELLADEWSRR from the coding sequence ATGGCGACTCCACTGACCGTGCTCGATCTGGTGCCGATCTCGTCGGGTTCGACTGCGCCGCAGGCGCTACGCAACAGCATCGACCTCGCCAAGCGCGCGGAGGCCCTCGGCTACGCGCGTTACTGGTTCGCCGAACACCACCTCAATCCCGGTATCGCCGGCACCTCGCCGGCTGTGCTGCTCGCGCTGACCGCGGCGGAGACCTCCACGATCCGACTGGGCTCGGGGGCGGTGCAGATGGGTCACCGGACCGCGGTGGCGACTGTCGAGGAGTTCGGTCTGCTCGACGCGCTGCACCCGGGCCGGTTCGACCTCGGCCTGGGGCGCTCCGGTGGTAAGCCGCGGGAACCGAAAGTCCCGGTGGGTGCCGCGGTGGGCGCTCCGAGTGTCCGCAACGGCGCGCGCGGGCTGCTGATTCCACCGAAGTTCGATCCGCGCCCGCTGTTGCAGTCACCCCGGTTCGCCCTCCAACGGGCACTCCTGCAGCTGCCCGGCGCGCAATCGCAGGACTACACCGACCAGATCAGCGACATCCTGGCGTTGATCGCCGGCGTCTACCGCGACGCCGACGGCTTGGCGGCGCAGGTCGTGCCCGGGGAAGGCGCCGACCTCCAGATCTGGATCCTGGGCAGCAGCGGCGGTGAGAGCGCCGAGGTCGCCGGGACCAGAGGACTGCGGTTCGCCAGCAACTACCACGTCGCACCATCGTCGGTCCTCGAGGCGACCGACGCCTACCGGGCCGCGTTCCGTCCATCGACCGAACTCGACGAGCCGTACGTCGCGGTGTCGGCGGATGTCGTCGTCGCCGACGACGAGGCCACGGCCCGCGAACTCGCCACCGGATACGGCCTGTGGGTGCGCAGCATCCGCACCGCCGAAGGCGCCATCCCGTTCCCGACCCCGGCCGAAGCGCGGACGCACACCTGGACGGCCGCCGATCGTGAGCTCGTCGCGGACCGGGTGGACACCCAGTTCGTGGGGACCGCCGCACAGGTCGCCGACAAGCTGGAACGGCTACGCGACGCGACCGGGGCCGACGAATTAATCATCACCACCATCACCCACGACCACCAGGACCGGGTGCGCTCCTACGAGTTGTTGGCCGACGAGTGGTCGCGGCGGTGA
- a CDS encoding fatty acyl-AMP ligase, giving the protein MTPGSGLFQIEDCVDESGAVTLPPGATLIALIDGNIAHLPDMVAYRYLDYSGTEARTYEVTWAQLGVRLAAIAARLQSVTERGDRVAIMAPQGLEYVAGFFAAIKAGAIAVPLFAPELPGHAERLDTALHDARPAAIVTTAAARPAVTEFLAAHPDLGTPAVVAIDEVPDDEGVSFEPVHLEIDDVSHLQYTSGATRPPVGVEITHKAVGTNLIQMILSIDMLDRNTHGVSWLPLYHDMGLSMIGFPTVYGGHSTLMSPTAFVRRPLRWIQALSDGSKVGRVVTAAPNFAYEWAAHRGAPSPGDDIDLANVVMIVGSEPVSMDAIKSFNAVFESYGLPKTAIKPSYGIAEATLFVSNIAPDAEATVRYFDRAQLASGVAVPVAEDAPGAVAQVACGQPASSLWVVLADPVTGTEQPDGRVGEIWLQGNNIGRGYWGRPEETREVFHARLRSTLPLNSHADGADVDGSWLRTGDLGFYLDGELYVTGRLADVITISGQNHYPQHIETTAADASPLVRRGYVTAFTVPGEDGEQLVIIAERASGTARHDPRPAIESVHALVSERHGVTVAEVRLLPAGGIPRTTSGKLARRACRAAYLDGSL; this is encoded by the coding sequence ATGACACCGGGCAGCGGCCTTTTCCAGATCGAGGACTGCGTCGACGAATCGGGGGCGGTGACGCTGCCGCCCGGCGCGACGCTGATCGCCCTGATCGATGGGAACATCGCGCATCTCCCCGACATGGTGGCATACCGCTACCTCGACTACTCCGGCACCGAAGCGCGGACTTACGAAGTGACCTGGGCCCAACTCGGGGTGCGACTGGCGGCCATCGCGGCCCGGCTGCAGTCCGTCACCGAGCGCGGTGACCGCGTTGCCATCATGGCGCCACAGGGCCTCGAATATGTCGCCGGGTTCTTCGCGGCGATCAAGGCCGGCGCCATCGCGGTACCGCTGTTCGCGCCCGAATTGCCGGGGCATGCCGAGCGGTTGGACACCGCACTCCACGATGCGCGACCGGCAGCGATCGTGACGACGGCGGCGGCGCGGCCGGCCGTCACTGAATTCCTCGCCGCGCATCCGGACCTGGGCACGCCGGCAGTCGTCGCCATCGACGAGGTGCCGGACGACGAGGGCGTTTCGTTCGAACCCGTCCACCTCGAGATCGACGATGTCTCGCACCTGCAGTACACCTCGGGGGCGACCCGCCCGCCCGTCGGCGTGGAGATCACCCATAAAGCGGTGGGCACCAACCTGATTCAGATGATCCTGTCCATCGACATGCTGGATCGCAACACCCACGGCGTCAGCTGGCTGCCGTTGTATCACGACATGGGTCTGTCGATGATCGGCTTTCCCACCGTGTACGGCGGGCACTCGACATTGATGTCGCCGACGGCGTTCGTCCGCCGGCCGTTGCGGTGGATCCAGGCGTTGTCGGACGGCTCGAAGGTCGGCCGAGTGGTCACCGCGGCACCGAATTTCGCTTACGAATGGGCGGCGCATCGTGGTGCGCCGAGCCCGGGTGACGACATCGACCTGGCGAACGTGGTGATGATCGTGGGCTCGGAGCCCGTCAGCATGGACGCCATCAAGAGCTTCAACGCGGTCTTCGAATCGTATGGACTCCCGAAGACGGCGATCAAGCCGTCCTATGGCATTGCCGAGGCAACACTTTTCGTGTCCAACATCGCGCCCGACGCGGAGGCGACGGTGCGGTACTTCGACCGCGCGCAGCTGGCGTCCGGTGTGGCGGTGCCGGTGGCCGAGGACGCACCGGGCGCGGTCGCGCAGGTGGCGTGCGGGCAGCCGGCGAGCAGTCTCTGGGTGGTGCTGGCGGACCCGGTCACCGGAACCGAACAGCCCGACGGTCGCGTCGGCGAGATCTGGTTGCAGGGCAACAACATCGGCCGTGGTTATTGGGGCCGGCCAGAGGAGACCCGAGAGGTTTTCCACGCTCGGCTGCGCAGCACCTTGCCGCTGAACAGTCACGCCGACGGCGCCGATGTCGACGGATCCTGGTTGCGGACAGGTGATCTGGGTTTCTACCTCGACGGCGAGTTGTACGTCACGGGTCGTCTCGCCGACGTCATCACGATCAGTGGGCAGAACCACTATCCGCAGCACATCGAGACGACGGCCGCCGACGCGTCACCATTGGTGCGGCGCGGCTACGTGACCGCCTTCACCGTGCCGGGCGAGGATGGCGAACAGCTCGTGATCATCGCCGAACGTGCCTCGGGCACGGCGCGCCATGATCCCCGGCCCGCGATCGAGTCGGTCCATGCGCTCGTTTCGGAGCGTCATGGCGTGACCGTCGCCGAGGTCCGGTTGCTGCCTGCCGGCGGCATCCCGCGCACCACCAGCGGGAAGCTGGCGCGCCGCGCCTGCAGAGCCGCCTATCTGGACGGTTCGCTGTAA
- a CDS encoding TetR/AcrR family transcriptional regulator → MPPDTRQSMVVAAVELLRERGVDGVTLDDVLSRSGAPRGSIYHHFPGGRAQIIDEAAQLSGDAISRLISRAAPDGPAAVVDAMTGFWRKLLGQNNFAVGCPVVSIAVSAAPGSALAQHANQIFRTWHQLVTDCLVADGVGTVVARRLATMSLGAIEGAITMCRATSSLQPLDDVNAELKLLLAARTLFAAGAPTPKGS, encoded by the coding sequence ATGCCGCCCGACACTCGCCAGTCGATGGTGGTCGCCGCCGTCGAACTGCTGCGTGAGCGGGGCGTCGACGGTGTCACGCTCGACGATGTGCTGAGCCGCAGCGGCGCGCCGCGAGGCTCCATCTACCATCACTTTCCCGGCGGGCGCGCTCAGATCATCGACGAGGCCGCGCAGCTCAGCGGTGATGCCATCTCCCGGCTGATCTCCAGGGCGGCACCGGACGGCCCGGCGGCCGTCGTCGATGCCATGACCGGATTCTGGCGGAAGCTGCTGGGCCAGAACAACTTTGCGGTCGGCTGCCCGGTGGTGTCCATTGCCGTCAGCGCCGCACCGGGTTCGGCGCTGGCGCAGCACGCCAATCAGATCTTCCGCACCTGGCACCAGCTGGTCACCGACTGTCTGGTGGCCGACGGCGTCGGCACCGTGGTTGCCCGCCGACTGGCCACCATGTCGCTCGGTGCCATCGAAGGTGCCATCACCATGTGCCGGGCCACGTCGAGCCTGCAGCCGCTCGATGATGTCAACGCCGAACTGAAGTTGCTGTTGGCAGCCCGGACGCTCTTTGCCGCAGGCGCACCTACCCCGAAGGGAAGTTGA
- a CDS encoding SRPBCC family protein, with protein MEWTGAVYADAPTVEVSTWIDAPVARVWEVASDITVMPECSPELQRVEWLGDCDAPRVGARFVGHNSHPALGEWSTECEIVEYEPQHVMAWAIGDAGNPTATWRLSLQPDGTGTRLAEWAQMGPAPSGLSLAIARMPDKEQKIVFNRLREFESGMQCALAYIKQRAES; from the coding sequence ATGGAATGGACCGGTGCGGTGTATGCCGACGCCCCGACCGTCGAGGTGTCGACGTGGATCGACGCGCCCGTGGCACGGGTCTGGGAAGTGGCGTCGGACATCACGGTGATGCCCGAGTGCAGCCCCGAGCTGCAGCGGGTCGAATGGCTCGGGGACTGTGACGCACCGCGTGTGGGTGCCCGTTTCGTCGGCCACAACAGCCATCCCGCACTCGGGGAGTGGTCGACGGAGTGCGAGATCGTCGAGTACGAACCACAACATGTGATGGCCTGGGCCATCGGCGATGCCGGCAACCCGACCGCAACGTGGCGCCTGAGCCTGCAACCCGACGGCACCGGGACCCGGTTGGCGGAATGGGCCCAGATGGGCCCCGCACCGTCAGGGTTGTCTCTGGCGATTGCCCGGATGCCCGACAAGGAACAGAAGATCGTCTTCAACCGGCTGCGCGAATTCGAGTCCGGGATGCAGTGCGCGCTGGCGTACATCAAGCAGCGGGCCGAGAGCTGA
- a CDS encoding LLM class flavin-dependent oxidoreductase codes for MRAATTVEAASLGNWNYQRLFVSEAEKLGLDICWVAEAWGSDAPSALGYYAACTERMLLGSGIIQLGTRTPVAIAQAAITLSNLSGGRFLLGLGASGPQVIEGLHGVPFAKPLGRMRETIDIIRQVVAGERVTHSGSQFQIPLPGGDVKPMRLSMRAEHEMPLYIASLTPAMLRLTGEVADGWLGTSFVPEGADDAYFAHLDDGLGRSGRARADLDICQGAEVSFARDEAHLKTLIDARKSELAFSLGGMGSASTNFYNQAYSRQGWAEVAAAVRERWQSGDRDGAAALITDEMILATTLIGTADMVRDRLQVWCDAGVDTVRIYPAGDTLEERFTTLGAAIDLVHSIER; via the coding sequence ATGCGCGCCGCGACGACGGTCGAGGCTGCGAGCCTCGGAAACTGGAATTATCAAAGGCTTTTCGTCTCCGAGGCCGAGAAGTTGGGCCTGGACATCTGTTGGGTCGCCGAGGCGTGGGGATCCGACGCGCCGTCGGCACTCGGGTACTACGCCGCGTGCACGGAACGGATGTTGTTGGGCTCGGGCATCATTCAGCTCGGCACCCGGACGCCGGTGGCCATCGCCCAGGCCGCGATCACGCTGTCGAATCTGTCGGGCGGGCGCTTCCTGCTGGGCCTCGGCGCATCGGGACCCCAGGTCATCGAGGGACTGCACGGCGTACCGTTCGCCAAGCCGCTGGGCCGGATGCGGGAGACCATCGACATCATCCGGCAAGTTGTCGCGGGCGAGCGGGTCACGCACAGCGGCAGCCAGTTCCAGATTCCGCTGCCGGGCGGTGACGTGAAGCCGATGCGCCTGTCGATGCGGGCGGAGCACGAAATGCCGCTCTACATAGCGAGTCTCACACCCGCCATGCTGCGGCTCACCGGCGAGGTCGCCGACGGCTGGCTCGGCACCAGCTTCGTCCCCGAAGGTGCCGACGACGCCTACTTCGCCCACCTCGACGACGGTCTCGGGCGCTCAGGCCGCGCGCGTGCCGATCTCGACATCTGCCAGGGCGCCGAGGTGTCGTTCGCCCGCGACGAGGCCCATCTCAAGACGCTGATCGACGCCCGGAAGTCCGAGCTGGCGTTCAGCCTCGGTGGGATGGGTTCGGCCTCGACCAACTTCTACAACCAGGCGTACAGCCGGCAGGGCTGGGCCGAGGTCGCGGCCGCGGTCCGGGAACGCTGGCAGTCCGGTGACCGCGACGGTGCGGCGGCGCTGATCACCGACGAGATGATCCTGGCCACCACCTTGATCGGCACCGCGGACATGGTGCGCGATCGCCTTCAGGTGTGGTGCGATGCCGGCGTCGACACCGTCCGGATTTACCCGGCGGGTGACACTCTCGAGGAACGGTTCACCACGCTCGGTGCCGCCATCGACCTGGTGCATTCGATCGAGCGGTGA
- a CDS encoding tyrosine-type recombinase/integrase, which yields MDSAEVGLSDVWLVQAFQGGRISEVLNLRLGCIGLVGVAQPYLWRDISKVNVVDYGIPCHVPVYERLLRRQAITKAKLRNRYRKRLAALDGRGRERLEAEWERTMPLFPGAHLNPDLTLEVSYTSFSKTWKKWFAGLGLSGITTHQTRATLATSLLNNGAPAELVRQLLGHFSDEALAHYARYNDASMAKHLKQIWAAGPGTNKPGTILLRPGDLDADPATLRDRIDLAVIPVEHGICRYGPVVGGESCPFAKNCTNGPQGPCEHFALTGADLAYWERKRDAAFHFAEGAPNEDARDYILSAWDPWQPVLAGLREALDELGLLEEAEKLDLRSPTHDYFHPVFTTGWTLDQLTPPVQGSETTTA from the coding sequence TTGGACTCCGCAGAGGTGGGCCTGTCTGACGTGTGGCTGGTGCAGGCGTTTCAGGGCGGCCGGATCAGCGAGGTCCTGAACCTGCGCCTGGGGTGCATCGGGCTGGTCGGGGTGGCGCAGCCGTACCTGTGGCGCGACATCAGCAAAGTCAACGTGGTCGATTACGGAATACCCTGCCACGTACCGGTTTACGAGCGGCTGCTGCGCCGCCAGGCGATCACCAAAGCCAAACTCCGTAACCGTTACCGCAAACGCCTCGCCGCGCTCGACGGCCGCGGGCGCGAGCGGCTGGAGGCCGAATGGGAACGGACCATGCCGCTGTTCCCCGGCGCGCACCTAAACCCCGATCTGACCCTGGAAGTCTCCTACACCTCGTTCAGCAAGACATGGAAGAAATGGTTCGCCGGCCTGGGCCTGTCCGGGATCACCACCCACCAGACCCGCGCAACGCTGGCAACATCGCTGCTCAACAACGGTGCACCGGCAGAACTGGTCCGCCAACTGCTCGGCCATTTCTCCGACGAAGCACTCGCACACTACGCCCGCTACAACGACGCAAGCATGGCCAAGCACCTCAAGCAGATCTGGGCCGCCGGACCAGGAACCAACAAACCCGGCACCATCCTGCTGCGCCCCGGCGACCTCGACGCTGACCCGGCGACGCTTCGCGACAGGATCGACCTCGCGGTCATCCCGGTCGAGCACGGAATCTGCCGGTACGGGCCCGTCGTCGGCGGCGAGAGCTGCCCCTTCGCGAAGAACTGCACCAACGGCCCGCAAGGCCCGTGCGAGCACTTCGCCCTCACCGGCGCTGATCTGGCGTACTGGGAACGCAAGCGCGACGCCGCTTTCCATTTCGCCGAGGGCGCCCCTAACGAGGACGCCCGCGACTACATCCTGTCTGCCTGGGACCCGTGGCAGCCGGTTCTCGCCGGATTACGCGAAGCCCTTGATGAGCTCGGCCTGCTCGAAGAAGCCGAAAAGCTCGACCTGCGCAGCCCCACCCATGACTACTTCCATCCGGTGTTCACCACCGGCTGGACGCTCGACCAACTCACCCCACCGGTTCAAGGATCGGAGACGACGACCGCATGA
- a CDS encoding tyrosine-type recombinase/integrase, protein MNRKPTTAVTLDDLRRYMNGLTGAADGVYGVPWRAPKQKPLGAAAAANVATIVKVYYLALAANGQASGELVAGFETAPRTSKHKGSRQVTSNPLAPRKSARRPRFLADAVVASLFEPSVLTTARDLMIVTWLHDGGMRVGGMCGLRFCDLHLSDNHPCGQRADPHIHIVGRDDNPNRARAKAYASAGLSVDGYVLDGVIRAVSPAMISTFYGYLLDEYHPIAHLVDHEQVLVHVQGSSPGRALSTSAVRKMLRRSCERAGLNARITPHAFRHRAAAALYAATDFNAEMVAQEFGWSSPSMVTELYGKSANREAMQHLHRLWETAPGLTTGTSGDGAQA, encoded by the coding sequence GTGAATCGCAAGCCCACCACCGCGGTGACGCTGGATGACCTGCGCCGCTATATGAATGGGCTCACCGGCGCAGCGGATGGTGTCTACGGCGTGCCGTGGCGAGCACCGAAGCAAAAACCGTTGGGCGCGGCGGCAGCAGCCAACGTGGCCACCATCGTGAAGGTCTACTACCTCGCCCTGGCGGCGAACGGACAGGCCAGCGGCGAACTGGTCGCCGGCTTCGAGACCGCGCCCAGGACGTCGAAACACAAAGGCTCGCGGCAGGTCACATCAAATCCGTTGGCGCCCCGCAAGTCTGCACGCCGACCACGATTCCTGGCGGACGCGGTGGTCGCGTCGTTGTTCGAGCCGTCGGTGCTGACCACCGCACGCGATCTGATGATCGTCACATGGCTTCACGACGGTGGCATGCGGGTCGGCGGCATGTGCGGCCTGCGTTTTTGCGACCTTCACCTGTCCGACAACCACCCGTGCGGCCAACGCGCCGACCCGCATATCCATATAGTCGGCCGGGATGACAACCCCAACCGGGCACGAGCCAAGGCGTATGCGTCTGCCGGTCTGAGCGTGGACGGCTATGTCCTGGACGGGGTGATCCGAGCGGTGAGCCCGGCGATGATCAGTACGTTCTACGGATATTTGCTTGACGAGTACCACCCGATTGCGCATTTGGTTGACCACGAGCAGGTGCTGGTGCATGTGCAGGGTTCGTCGCCGGGGCGGGCGCTGAGCACCTCGGCTGTGCGCAAGATGCTGCGCCGGTCGTGTGAGCGGGCCGGTCTCAATGCCCGGATCACCCCGCACGCGTTCCGTCACCGGGCTGCTGCGGCCTTGTACGCGGCGACGGATTTCAACGCGGAGATGGTTGCTCAGGAGTTCGGCTGGAGCAGTCCGTCGATGGTCACTGAGTTGTACGGGAAGTCGGCGAACCGAGAAGCGATGCAGCACCTGCACCGCTTGTGGGAAACGGCGCCCGGCTTGACCACCGGCACCAGCGGTGACGGAGCCCAGGCATGA
- a CDS encoding arylsulfatase — protein sequence MSDTSVVAPVLPDGGVLPFPPVPSASIAGRTLQESTYQPRTVPKRLHDDTPNIVIVLIDDAGPGLPSTLGGEVTTSTLDRVCAEGVSYNRFHTTAMCSPTRASLLTGRNHHEIGNGQIAELANDWDGYAGKIPRSSATVAEVLKQYGYATSAFGKWHNTPAEETTAAGPFENWPTGLGFEYFYGFLAGEASQYEPNLVRNTTVVAPPKTPEEGYHLSEDLADDAISWLRRHKAFNADKPFFMYWASGCLHGPHHIMKEWADKYAGKFDDGWDAYRQRVFERAKEKGWIPQDCELTERDETLPAWDDIPEDEKPFQRRLMEVAAGYAEHVDVQVGRIADELDALGYGDNTLFLYIWGDNGSSGEGQNGTISELLAQNGIPTTVRQHIDALDELGGLDVLGSPLVDNQYHAGWAWAGSTPYKGMKLLASHLGGTRNPLAVRWPAKIAADTVPRDNFLHCNDIVPTIYEVVGIEPPRTVYGEPQMPLAGASFARTLADRNAPGGKKTQYFEIMGSRAIYHDGWIASARGPRLPWVPGQPPGIATWTPDQDVWELYNLDEDWSQANDLAAQLPEKLAQMREMFAIEAARNAVLPVGGGLWVPVYHPELRIAPPFREWHFSGDMIRMPEFCAPALGNKNNVVTIDADVPENASGVLYALGSGAGGLTCYLENGHVRYEYNLFILQRTKIQSDAAVAPGRHTITVTTQYAELRPGGPLDITVAVDGETVAAGQVPISAPLLFTANDCLDIGTCLGSPVSMDYRERAPFPFEGHIHHVHVAYT from the coding sequence TTGTCTGACACGAGTGTGGTGGCACCGGTACTGCCGGACGGTGGCGTGTTGCCGTTCCCGCCGGTTCCATCCGCCAGCATCGCCGGCCGGACGCTGCAGGAGTCGACGTACCAGCCGCGGACCGTCCCCAAGCGGTTGCACGACGACACCCCCAACATCGTCATCGTCCTCATCGACGACGCCGGTCCCGGGCTGCCGTCCACTCTCGGTGGTGAAGTGACCACCTCGACACTCGACCGGGTGTGCGCGGAAGGCGTCTCGTACAACAGGTTTCACACCACGGCCATGTGCTCGCCGACGCGGGCCTCGCTGCTGACGGGTCGCAACCATCACGAGATCGGCAACGGGCAGATCGCCGAACTCGCCAACGACTGGGACGGGTACGCGGGCAAGATTCCGCGGTCCAGCGCGACGGTCGCCGAAGTTCTCAAACAGTACGGCTACGCCACCTCGGCTTTCGGCAAGTGGCACAACACCCCGGCAGAGGAAACCACCGCGGCCGGCCCGTTCGAGAACTGGCCCACCGGTTTGGGTTTCGAATACTTCTACGGCTTTCTCGCCGGTGAGGCGTCTCAGTACGAACCCAACCTGGTCCGCAACACCACGGTGGTCGCCCCGCCGAAGACTCCCGAAGAGGGCTACCACCTGTCGGAAGACCTCGCCGATGACGCCATCTCGTGGCTGCGCCGGCACAAGGCCTTCAATGCCGACAAGCCGTTCTTCATGTATTGGGCGAGCGGCTGCCTGCACGGCCCGCACCACATCATGAAGGAATGGGCGGACAAGTACGCGGGCAAGTTCGACGACGGCTGGGATGCCTACCGGCAGCGGGTCTTCGAGCGGGCCAAGGAAAAGGGCTGGATTCCGCAGGACTGCGAACTCACCGAACGCGACGAGACCCTGCCGGCGTGGGACGACATCCCCGAGGACGAGAAGCCGTTCCAGCGGCGCCTGATGGAGGTCGCCGCCGGCTACGCCGAGCACGTCGACGTGCAGGTCGGCCGGATCGCCGACGAACTCGATGCCCTCGGCTACGGCGACAACACCCTGTTCCTGTACATCTGGGGCGACAACGGTTCCTCCGGCGAAGGCCAGAACGGCACCATCTCAGAGCTGTTGGCGCAGAACGGAATTCCCACGACGGTGCGCCAGCACATCGACGCGCTCGATGAGCTCGGCGGGCTGGACGTCCTGGGCTCTCCCCTGGTCGACAATCAGTACCACGCGGGCTGGGCCTGGGCCGGCAGCACGCCGTACAAGGGCATGAAGCTGCTGGCGTCGCATCTGGGCGGCACCCGGAATCCGCTGGCGGTGCGCTGGCCCGCGAAGATCGCCGCCGACACCGTGCCGCGCGACAACTTCCTGCACTGCAACGACATCGTGCCGACGATCTACGAGGTGGTCGGCATCGAGCCGCCGCGCACCGTCTACGGCGAACCGCAGATGCCGCTGGCCGGCGCCAGCTTTGCCCGCACCCTCGCCGACCGGAACGCGCCGGGCGGCAAGAAGACTCAGTACTTCGAGATCATGGGCAGCCGGGCGATCTATCACGACGGCTGGATCGCGTCGGCGCGTGGGCCGCGGTTGCCGTGGGTGCCGGGGCAACCCCCGGGCATCGCGACGTGGACGCCCGATCAGGATGTCTGGGAACTGTACAACCTGGACGAAGACTGGTCGCAGGCCAACGATCTCGCCGCGCAGCTGCCGGAGAAGCTCGCGCAGATGCGGGAGATGTTCGCCATCGAAGCGGCCCGAAACGCCGTGCTGCCGGTCGGCGGCGGGCTGTGGGTTCCGGTGTACCACCCGGAATTGCGGATCGCGCCGCCGTTCCGGGAGTGGCACTTCTCCGGCGACATGATCCGCATGCCCGAGTTCTGCGCCCCGGCACTGGGCAACAAGAACAACGTGGTGACCATCGACGCCGACGTCCCGGAGAACGCATCCGGGGTCCTGTACGCCCTTGGCAGTGGCGCCGGCGGCCTGACCTGCTACCTCGAGAACGGCCACGTCCGCTACGAGTACAACCTGTTCATCCTGCAACGCACCAAGATTCAGTCCGACGCCGCCGTCGCGCCCGGCCGGCACACCATCACGGTCACCACCCAGTACGCCGAGCTGCGTCCCGGTGGCCCGCTGGACATCACCGTCGCGGTCGACGGCGAGACGGTGGCCGCCGGACAGGTGCCGATCAGCGCCCCGCTGCTGTTCACCGCGAACGACTGCCTCGACATCGGCACCTGCCTGGGGTCACCCGTGTCGATGGACTACCGCGAACGCGCGCCCTTCCCCTTCGAAGGACACATCCACCACGTCCACGTCGCCTACACGTAA
- a CDS encoding NADP-dependent oxidoreductase: MNRENRQILLRRRPNGLVSPDDTEMVTVPAPVPAEGEALLRTTYVGIDAAARTWLDGEPGYLPALGLGEVVRVAGIGEVVESRCDAYKVGDLVTTLTGLQDYAIIHDDLFSTPVVGYTDPLAVMSIYGPTGATAYFGMTGVGKPQPGETVVVSAAAGATGSVAGQIAKIAGARVVGIAGGPEKCRVVVEEFGFDACVDYKADDFPAALKAACPGGINVYFDNVGGDILNAALGNLAHRARVVMCGIITTYLNGDHPGPSNYVNLLSTASTMQGFIALEEWARFDEAFAALSGWEQQGLLVHRETVYEGLESSIDALNGLFTGANIGKMLVKINDPER; this comes from the coding sequence ATGAACCGAGAAAACCGTCAGATCCTGCTGCGGCGCCGCCCCAACGGTCTGGTCTCCCCCGACGACACCGAGATGGTGACGGTGCCCGCACCCGTCCCCGCAGAGGGTGAAGCACTGCTACGGACGACCTATGTCGGCATCGACGCCGCTGCCCGCACCTGGCTGGACGGCGAACCCGGTTATCTCCCGGCGCTGGGGCTCGGTGAGGTGGTGCGCGTGGCCGGCATCGGCGAGGTCGTCGAATCTCGTTGCGATGCCTACAAAGTCGGTGACCTGGTCACCACGCTGACCGGCCTGCAGGACTATGCGATCATCCACGACGACCTGTTCAGCACGCCGGTCGTCGGGTACACCGACCCTCTCGCGGTGATGTCGATCTACGGCCCCACCGGGGCGACCGCCTACTTCGGCATGACGGGCGTCGGAAAGCCCCAACCCGGCGAGACGGTCGTCGTCTCGGCCGCCGCGGGCGCCACCGGATCGGTGGCCGGGCAGATCGCCAAGATCGCCGGCGCGCGCGTCGTCGGCATCGCAGGCGGCCCGGAGAAGTGTCGCGTCGTGGTCGAGGAGTTCGGGTTCGACGCCTGCGTCGACTACAAGGCCGACGATTTCCCGGCCGCCTTGAAGGCGGCCTGTCCGGGCGGCATCAACGTCTACTTCGACAACGTCGGTGGCGACATCCTCAATGCCGCGCTCGGCAATCTCGCCCACCGGGCGCGGGTGGTCATGTGCGGCATCATCACGACGTACCTCAACGGCGACCACCCCGGTCCGTCCAACTACGTGAATCTGCTGTCCACGGCCTCGACGATGCAGGGCTTCATCGCACTCGAGGAGTGGGCGCGGTTCGACGAGGCCTTCGCCGCGCTGAGTGGCTGGGAGCAGCAGGGCCTGCTGGTGCATCGCGAAACCGTTTACGAGGGACTGGAATCCAGCATCGACGCGCTGAACGGCCTGTTCACCGGGGCGAACATCGGCAAGATGCTGGTGAAGATCAACGACCCGGAACGGTGA